The bacterium genomic interval ACCGGCCCGCATTCGTCGGGTCGAATCCAACGAGCTAGGGATTCGCATAGCATGGCGATGAAGCGAAGAGGCGCGGGCGATCTCGTGTACAGCACGGGAAAGGGGCGCATGTGCCCCAACTGCCGGCGACCTGTAAAGAACTGCGCCTGCCGCAAGAGCCCACGCGTCCCGCAGGGGGACGGCATCGTGCGTGTGCGCCGGGAGGTCAAGGGTCGCGGGGGCAAGACCGTGACGACGATTTCCGGAGTCCCCTTGCCTGAAGACGCGCTCAAGGATCTCGCCGGGGAATTGAAACGCGCCTGTGGAAGTGGTGGGTCCTGTAAGTCGGGGGTGATCGAGATCCAGGGAGATCACCGCGCGACCTTGACCGAGCAACTCCAGACGCGCGGTTACAACGTCAA includes:
- a CDS encoding translation initiation factor Sui1, with amino-acid sequence MKRRGAGDLVYSTGKGRMCPNCRRPVKNCACRKSPRVPQGDGIVRVRREVKGRGGKTVTTISGVPLPEDALKDLAGELKRACGSGGSCKSGVIEIQGDHRATLTEQLQTRGYNVKLAGG